The following are encoded in a window of Sinorhizobium sojae CCBAU 05684 genomic DNA:
- a CDS encoding translocation/assembly module TamB domain-containing protein encodes MNQVIRFLRVALRYLSAVFAAALVALLLAIGFLGFTAPGARVVAWAIEKYAATPDQIVRISDPSALLTGHFTAGSVTLFDGEGVYAEVRDLAIDWSPAELLSQRFDASKVSAGSVRLERMPIPSQETREVRSTLTPPLDVKIDAFDLSEIVIGEAIAGEDQVLTATGRVHATDSSVALAFEASERDRPEARAVVDLVFDPAGNQLKIEAELSEPKGGLLAKLLRLPGEPAVDIALTGEGPLSDWTGSGTARLAGDEILQLRGRHLLTADGMHNLTVSGGGAFAPLMPPAFKSLFEGTTDIDIAAAFDGESMVRIDSGRLSTGAMTLNASGTIDSRGKNNLQASLAGTDGPVDFRWPIGEEDLRTLINRANLSLVGEGQSANLDISADAASVEFPQGTLGDIRLSAQSDAFDLQAQTGVLKTTVEIGESRFASAELDRAIQAPINAEGMLAVAPETIRFDPLTIESPSIGGTVIGTLDRSSGLIDAALNLFAVPEVLPPAIAGKFDGTIALSGNLSTEADGRIELSNLEVKSETVNASGSLAFAGETLTADLSGRLPDLGRLIDDAEGPAAFHAAIEGPLAKPDIMAEVTSTGATLGGRTLSDLTINADGTVISGAPQAKVTASGTLNGQPIDLRADVVSQYGRTSVPTIEGTVGGNRLTGRLDLSSGFRPSGTINFDLSDLSLITRMQGQQVSGDLSGTATLETTDGTTSVAIEAEGTHIGFGAVTVARPEVDINIADMARPAIMSGQIQAESLAIGENRVSDLGITLEQRQAATGFSLQGSFDGAPLTASGELTQDADRTEISLSSVSAAPRGVPLELAAPAVVAIEGGAARLDGLTIRAASGTVTITGTAGDTLDLTARLDALPASLIDRFAPTLGAQGTISGSVDVSGEAQAPVVDYDLAWSEASVASTRSIEIAVRDLNANGRVTVAEETIRFDPTAIEGAGFRGSVTGTLDRTGTTAEADFEFTAEPDALPAGLAARFDAPVTVSGKIETGGEATRLSALEITSETVTAIGSATLAEGALTAEFEGTLPDLGKLLGDAQGEASFNADISGPLDALNLKGEMTSSGATLAGRSLTDLTITADATLAPGSPQANLTATGALDGQAIDVRAEVVSREGRTSIPTLEATIGDNRVTGALDLTQDFRPEGTINFNLPDLGLIAAIAGQQASGDLSGSASVRTANGTTSVSLNASGSAIRRGALTIANPVVDISIADVSELAIRGSVRAESVAQGQNRVTDVSLTFDQQGDRTGFAVDGRYDGSRLAAEGDLARAGDRTEIRLTSFTAAPRNIPLSLAEPAVITIEDGVVRLGELTVRASRGTIDVNGTAGEMLDISARLNALPAGLINTFAPTLEAAGAINGTVEVRGSAGEPVITYDLSWSDASVATTRGAGVAALDVSATGRYAGNRVTVEATVSGPGELSFRGGGHVDLGGTMPIEMSFTGDVPFALIAGAMAEQGFTLTGSADVNLSLSGSARAPRIAGTISTTGGRLVDVRRNLALNDLAANVRLDGQQATISNLSANLATGGSIEASGTVGVAPGSGFPADLRIRLNNATYIDGTLFMADLAGDLTLTGPLTATPVLGGQLTVRRAAITIPEKLPASLAAINIEHRNAPAGVRQMANEVLQDTPIDAGVNGNGIIAFNLDVRSPGQFFVRGRGINAELGGNLTIRGTANRPIVSGGFDMRRGRLEILGRRLTFTEGHIGFGGDLVPTLDLDATSSAGSTTITVNIAGAANNPTVTFSSSPALPQDEILAQLIFNRSLNNLSAFQIAQLATAVSQLAGGGSTSLLGGLRNRLGVDDLDITTDESGGAQLRAGKYINDRTYIELQQGSDTASTKATINLDIGRGVKLKGSAAGDGSASGGVFFEREY; translated from the coding sequence ATGAATCAGGTCATCCGCTTTCTTCGGGTCGCATTGCGCTATCTATCCGCCGTCTTCGCGGCTGCGCTGGTGGCGCTGCTCCTCGCCATCGGCTTTCTCGGATTCACGGCCCCCGGCGCGCGAGTGGTCGCCTGGGCGATCGAGAAATACGCGGCAACGCCCGACCAGATTGTCCGCATCTCCGACCCGAGCGCTTTGCTGACGGGGCACTTTACCGCCGGCAGCGTGACGCTCTTCGATGGCGAGGGCGTCTATGCGGAGGTACGGGACTTGGCAATCGACTGGTCGCCGGCGGAACTGCTTTCCCAGCGCTTCGATGCGTCGAAGGTCTCGGCCGGCTCCGTTCGGCTGGAACGAATGCCGATTCCATCGCAGGAGACGCGGGAGGTACGCTCGACCTTGACGCCGCCGCTCGATGTAAAAATCGACGCCTTCGACCTGAGTGAAATCGTGATCGGCGAGGCGATCGCGGGTGAGGACCAGGTCCTGACGGCGACCGGAAGGGTTCACGCCACCGATTCGAGCGTGGCGCTTGCCTTCGAGGCATCCGAGCGCGACCGGCCCGAGGCGCGCGCCGTGGTCGATCTAGTGTTCGATCCGGCCGGCAACCAGTTGAAGATCGAAGCAGAGCTTTCCGAACCGAAAGGCGGGCTGCTGGCGAAGCTGCTGCGTCTGCCGGGCGAACCGGCCGTCGATATCGCGTTGACCGGCGAGGGTCCGCTGTCCGACTGGACAGGATCGGGTACGGCCAGGCTCGCCGGCGACGAAATTCTTCAACTCCGAGGGCGCCACCTCCTGACCGCCGACGGCATGCACAATCTCACGGTTTCGGGCGGCGGCGCCTTCGCGCCGCTTATGCCCCCTGCTTTCAAATCGCTCTTCGAGGGCACGACCGATATCGACATTGCCGCTGCCTTCGACGGCGAGAGCATGGTCCGCATCGACTCCGGCAGGCTTTCCACCGGCGCGATGACGCTCAATGCCTCGGGAACGATCGACAGCCGCGGCAAGAACAATCTGCAGGCAAGCCTCGCCGGCACGGACGGCCCGGTCGACTTTCGCTGGCCGATCGGGGAAGAAGATCTGCGGACGCTGATCAACAGGGCCAATCTGTCGCTGGTCGGCGAGGGGCAATCGGCAAACCTCGATATCTCCGCCGATGCAGCTTCCGTCGAATTTCCGCAGGGAACTCTTGGCGACATACGGCTTTCCGCACAAAGCGACGCATTCGATCTTCAAGCGCAGACGGGAGTGCTGAAGACGACCGTGGAAATCGGCGAAAGCCGCTTTGCGAGCGCGGAGCTCGACCGGGCGATACAGGCGCCGATCAACGCCGAAGGCATGCTTGCCGTCGCCCCGGAGACGATTCGTTTCGATCCGCTGACGATCGAAAGCCCTAGCATTGGCGGCACCGTCATCGGCACGCTTGACCGCTCCAGCGGGCTGATCGATGCTGCATTGAACCTTTTCGCGGTCCCCGAGGTTCTGCCGCCCGCGATCGCCGGCAAGTTCGACGGCACGATTGCCCTTTCCGGCAATCTCTCGACCGAGGCGGACGGCCGGATCGAACTGAGCAATCTTGAGGTAAAGTCGGAAACGGTCAACGCCTCCGGCTCGCTCGCCTTTGCCGGCGAGACCCTGACGGCCGACCTCTCCGGCCGGCTACCGGATCTCGGCAGGCTCATTGACGATGCCGAAGGGCCTGCCGCCTTCCACGCAGCCATCGAGGGTCCGCTCGCCAAGCCGGATATTATGGCGGAGGTAACGTCCACCGGCGCCACGCTTGGCGGCCGGACGCTCAGCGATCTTACGATCAACGCCGATGGAACGGTGATATCCGGCGCTCCCCAGGCGAAGGTCACTGCCAGCGGCACGCTCAACGGTCAGCCGATCGACCTGCGCGCTGACGTGGTTTCGCAATACGGCCGCACCTCGGTACCGACGATCGAAGGAACGGTCGGCGGCAACCGTTTGACCGGCAGGCTAGATCTCAGCTCCGGATTCAGGCCGAGCGGCACGATCAATTTCGACCTGTCGGACCTCAGCCTCATCACACGCATGCAGGGCCAGCAGGTCTCCGGCGATCTTTCCGGCACCGCGACGTTAGAGACGACCGACGGCACGACATCCGTCGCCATCGAGGCAGAGGGCACCCATATCGGCTTCGGCGCGGTTACGGTCGCCAGGCCGGAGGTGGACATCAACATTGCCGACATGGCCAGGCCGGCAATCATGAGCGGCCAAATTCAGGCGGAGAGCTTGGCGATCGGGGAAAACCGCGTGTCGGACCTCGGCATCACCCTCGAACAGCGGCAGGCCGCAACCGGCTTTTCGCTGCAGGGCAGCTTTGACGGGGCGCCGCTGACCGCATCGGGCGAATTGACCCAGGATGCGGATCGCACCGAAATCAGCCTTTCCTCCGTCTCCGCCGCGCCGAGAGGCGTGCCGCTCGAGCTCGCTGCCCCGGCGGTCGTGGCGATCGAAGGGGGCGCGGCCCGTCTCGACGGCCTGACGATCCGCGCCGCGAGCGGCACCGTCACCATCACCGGCACCGCCGGCGACACGCTTGATCTGACGGCGCGACTCGATGCGCTGCCCGCCAGCCTGATCGATCGCTTCGCCCCGACGCTTGGGGCGCAGGGGACGATCTCGGGCAGCGTCGATGTCAGCGGCGAGGCTCAAGCGCCGGTCGTCGATTACGACCTCGCCTGGAGCGAAGCTTCCGTCGCATCGACGCGATCGATCGAGATTGCCGTGCGCGACCTGAATGCCAATGGCAGGGTCACCGTCGCCGAAGAGACCATTCGCTTCGATCCGACGGCGATCGAAGGTGCGGGATTCCGCGGCAGCGTTACCGGCACCCTCGACCGGACCGGCACGACAGCCGAGGCCGACTTCGAGTTCACCGCCGAACCGGATGCGCTGCCCGCCGGGCTGGCGGCCCGTTTCGACGCACCCGTCACCGTTTCGGGCAAGATCGAGACCGGCGGCGAGGCCACGAGGTTGAGCGCGCTCGAGATCACCTCTGAGACGGTCACCGCCATCGGTTCCGCCACCCTTGCCGAAGGCGCGCTCACGGCAGAGTTCGAGGGCACCCTGCCGGACCTCGGCAAGCTGCTGGGCGATGCGCAGGGTGAGGCGTCCTTCAACGCGGATATTTCCGGCCCGCTCGACGCGCTGAACCTGAAGGGGGAGATGACCTCGAGCGGTGCCACACTCGCCGGCCGCTCGCTGACGGACCTGACGATCACCGCCGATGCGACGCTTGCACCGGGCAGTCCCCAGGCAAATCTCACCGCCACGGGTGCACTCGACGGGCAGGCGATCGACGTCCGGGCCGAAGTGGTTTCGAGGGAGGGCCGCACGTCCATTCCCACGCTCGAGGCGACGATCGGTGACAACCGCGTGACGGGCGCCCTCGACCTCACACAGGATTTCAGGCCCGAAGGCACGATCAATTTCAACCTGCCCGATCTCGGCCTGATCGCCGCAATTGCCGGGCAGCAGGCCTCCGGCGACCTTTCCGGCTCGGCATCCGTGCGCACCGCCAATGGCACGACCTCGGTTTCGCTGAACGCCTCCGGCAGCGCCATCAGGCGCGGCGCACTGACGATTGCCAATCCGGTCGTGGACATCAGCATCGCCGATGTCAGCGAATTGGCGATCCGGGGCAGCGTCAGGGCCGAAAGCGTCGCTCAAGGTCAAAACCGCGTGACCGACGTCAGCCTCACCTTCGACCAGCAGGGCGACAGGACGGGCTTCGCGGTCGACGGAAGATATGACGGCAGTCGGCTTGCCGCCGAAGGCGATCTGGCGAGAGCGGGCGACCGCACGGAAATTCGCCTCACCTCCTTTACAGCCGCTCCGCGGAACATCCCCTTGAGCCTTGCCGAACCGGCCGTGATCACCATCGAGGACGGCGTCGTCCGCCTCGGCGAACTGACCGTGCGGGCGTCGCGTGGCACCATTGACGTTAATGGCACTGCGGGCGAAATGCTGGACATTTCGGCAAGGCTGAACGCGCTGCCGGCCGGCCTTATCAATACCTTCGCCCCGACGCTGGAGGCCGCCGGCGCGATCAACGGCACGGTCGAGGTCAGGGGAAGCGCGGGCGAACCCGTGATCACCTATGACCTCAGTTGGAGCGATGCCTCGGTCGCGACCACCCGCGGCGCCGGTGTGGCTGCACTCGACGTTTCCGCCACCGGCCGATACGCCGGCAATCGCGTCACGGTCGAGGCGACGGTGTCCGGACCAGGAGAGCTGTCTTTCCGGGGCGGCGGCCATGTCGATCTCGGCGGCACCATGCCGATCGAAATGAGCTTCACAGGAGACGTGCCCTTCGCGCTGATTGCCGGCGCCATGGCGGAACAGGGTTTCACGCTCACCGGATCGGCCGATGTCAATCTTTCGCTCTCGGGCTCCGCACGGGCACCGCGGATCGCCGGTACCATCTCGACGACAGGCGGCCGCCTCGTCGACGTCCGGCGTAATCTCGCCTTGAACGACCTTGCGGCCAATGTCAGACTCGACGGACAGCAGGCAACGATCTCGAATCTCTCGGCCAATCTCGCGACCGGTGGATCCATCGAGGCAAGCGGCACTGTCGGCGTAGCGCCCGGCTCCGGCTTCCCGGCGGACCTCAGGATCCGCCTGAACAATGCCACTTACATCGACGGCACGCTTTTCATGGCCGACCTGGCGGGGGATCTCACGCTCACCGGTCCGCTCACCGCAACTCCGGTGCTCGGCGGCCAGTTGACGGTCCGCAGGGCGGCAATCACGATTCCTGAGAAGTTGCCGGCCTCGCTGGCTGCGATCAACATCGAGCACAGGAACGCGCCGGCCGGGGTCCGTCAGATGGCGAATGAAGTGCTCCAGGACACGCCGATCGATGCCGGCGTCAACGGCAACGGCATCATTGCCTTCAATCTCGACGTTCGGTCCCCCGGGCAGTTCTTCGTGCGCGGACGCGGCATCAATGCCGAACTCGGCGGGAATCTCACGATCCGCGGCACCGCCAACCGACCGATCGTCTCCGGCGGCTTCGACATGCGGCGTGGCCGCCTCGAAATTCTCGGCAGGCGCCTGACCTTCACGGAAGGCCATATCGGCTTTGGCGGCGACCTCGTTCCGACCCTCGACCTCGACGCAACCTCGAGTGCGGGCTCCACGACCATTACCGTCAACATCGCCGGCGCCGCCAACAATCCGACGGTGACCTTCTCCTCCTCCCCGGCGCTGCCGCAGGACGAGATCCTGGCGCAACTGATCTTCAACCGATCGCTCAACAACCTATCGGCATTCCAGATCGCGCAACTTGCTACCGCCGTCAGCCAGCTCGCGGGCGGCGGCTCGACGTCGCTGCTCGGCGGCTTGCGCAACAGGCTCGGCGTCGACGACCTCGACATCACCACCGACGAAAGCGGCGGCGCACAGTTGCGCGCCGGCAAGTACATCAACGATCGAACCTATATAGAACTGCAGCAGGGCTCCGACACGGCGTCCACCAAGGCGACCATCAATCTCGACATCGGCCGCGGCGTGAAGCTGAAAGGCTCGGCCGCCGGCGACGGCTCGGCATCCGGCGGCGTCTTCTTTGAGCGGGAGTACTGA
- a CDS encoding Lrp/AsnC family transcriptional regulator, translated as MDDLDQTLISALRQNSRIPVSTLSALTGVSRATIAARIERLVANGTIAAFTIRTGSEIPASGVRAVVMIEVHGKMADRVAEQLRGLPQVRALHSTNGRWDFIAELQDRDLASFDETLRRIRLIDGITVTESNILLKTSKMAGPF; from the coding sequence ATGGACGATCTCGATCAGACGCTCATCAGCGCGCTGCGACAAAATTCGCGAATACCGGTGTCGACGCTTTCCGCCTTGACCGGCGTTTCGCGAGCGACGATTGCCGCACGGATAGAACGGCTGGTGGCAAATGGCACGATCGCCGCCTTCACCATCCGCACCGGATCGGAAATCCCCGCTTCCGGCGTTCGCGCGGTGGTCATGATCGAGGTGCACGGCAAGATGGCCGACCGCGTGGCCGAGCAATTGCGCGGTCTGCCGCAGGTGCGGGCGCTGCACAGCACCAATGGTCGGTGGGACTTCATTGCCGAACTCCAGGATCGCGATCTTGCTAGCTTCGACGAGACCTTGCGGCGCATCCGGCTGATCGACGGCATCACGGTCACGGAATCGAACATCCTGCTCAAGACAAGCAAGATGGCCGGGCCCTTTTGA
- a CDS encoding chemotaxis protein CheW, whose translation MTGTLKTAGFDGETLEIIAFRLHDQEFCVKTTTIREIRGWAPSTPIPHSPPEVIGVMNLRGTVIPIIDLAHKLGMKSTVANERSAIVVAEVHNMVIGLVVDRVSDILTVQGSQVQPVPEVTASFDKSFAEGIIANETGMICFLNLSRMFKEREIEDLAA comes from the coding sequence ATGACAGGCACATTGAAAACGGCTGGCTTCGACGGCGAAACGCTGGAAATCATCGCGTTCCGCCTCCACGACCAGGAATTTTGCGTCAAGACGACGACGATCCGCGAGATCCGCGGCTGGGCGCCGTCGACGCCCATTCCGCATTCGCCGCCGGAAGTGATCGGCGTCATGAACCTGCGCGGCACGGTGATCCCGATCATCGACCTTGCCCACAAGCTCGGCATGAAATCGACCGTCGCCAACGAGCGCAGCGCCATCGTCGTCGCGGAAGTCCACAATATGGTAATCGGCCTCGTCGTCGATCGCGTCTCCGACATCCTGACCGTCCAGGGCAGCCAGGTGCAGCCGGTGCCGGAAGTAACCGCCTCCTTCGATAAGAGCTTCGCCGAAGGCATCATCGCCAACGAGACCGGCATGATCTGCTTCCTCAACCTGTCGCGCATGTTCAAGGAGCGCGAGATCGAGGACCTCGCGGCATAG
- a CDS encoding autotransporter assembly complex protein TamA translates to MSPPQSSTAYWKAAAALVLAASTALGPLSAGNALAINIFGLRLFESAEEEIQVIDPVRYALTFETGTADADLREALQNASALYQDSEEPVSGDLGLLIKARDDRERLLAALYENARYGGVVSVLINGQDIDTLPPDPSFPEGAPVPVTVRVAPGPVFTLGRVTFQGDATQFAPSAYGLTPGARADSTLIIRAGEQIVADLKEQSRPLASLTERSVVADHATSTVEVTIAAAGGPVAPVGDLTVTGTRTVDPTFVRDYSRLNEGRPYSPENIRRAAERLRQLNVFSSVTITEADQLAPDGTIPMTIQVSEGKHRYFGFGGQVSTTDGLGLQGYWGHRNLFGRAESIRIEGSVDRIGETTDIGGLDYSASILFAKPGAFGPASTFTASIKAAIDDPDAYRAKTITAAAGAGFELSPEDTVSVGAELSIADVDDAFGSNSYLTAALPFEYVRDTRDNKLNATEGYRALIGATPSYEIDGKTFFSSFEATVSGYQALGPEDGVVLAGRIGAGTLVGGDELADIPAPRRFYLGGGGSVRGFAFQEIGPRNADNEETGGRSYVSGSLEARIAITDTIGIVPFIDAGSVSADELPDFSDVRAGAGIGLRYATPFGPIRLDFAVPLNKYPGGTDYGIYAGIGQSF, encoded by the coding sequence ATGTCGCCACCACAGTCGAGTACTGCGTACTGGAAGGCTGCAGCGGCGCTTGTCCTTGCAGCTTCGACCGCGCTCGGTCCGTTGTCCGCCGGCAACGCGCTTGCAATCAACATCTTCGGTCTGCGGCTGTTCGAAAGCGCGGAGGAGGAGATTCAGGTCATTGACCCGGTCCGCTATGCGCTCACCTTCGAAACCGGCACGGCTGACGCGGACCTGCGAGAGGCGCTCCAGAACGCATCCGCGCTTTACCAGGATAGCGAGGAACCGGTTTCCGGCGACCTCGGCCTCTTGATCAAGGCGCGCGACGACCGGGAGCGCCTGCTCGCGGCGCTCTATGAAAACGCGCGCTATGGCGGTGTTGTCAGCGTCCTGATCAATGGACAGGACATCGACACCCTGCCGCCGGATCCGTCTTTCCCGGAGGGCGCGCCTGTGCCGGTCACGGTGCGGGTCGCCCCTGGGCCGGTCTTTACATTGGGTAGGGTAACCTTCCAAGGCGATGCCACGCAGTTCGCCCCGTCCGCCTATGGGCTTACGCCGGGCGCCCGCGCCGACTCGACGCTGATCATCCGGGCGGGCGAGCAGATCGTCGCCGATCTGAAGGAACAGAGTCGGCCGCTTGCAAGCCTCACCGAACGCAGCGTCGTAGCCGATCACGCCACTTCGACTGTCGAAGTCACGATCGCCGCCGCGGGCGGCCCGGTCGCCCCCGTCGGCGATCTCACGGTCACCGGCACAAGAACAGTTGATCCGACATTCGTCCGCGACTACTCGCGCCTCAACGAGGGTCGGCCCTACTCGCCGGAAAACATCCGCAGGGCCGCGGAGCGTCTGCGGCAGCTGAATGTCTTCTCGAGCGTCACCATCACGGAAGCCGATCAGCTGGCGCCGGACGGCACCATCCCGATGACCATTCAGGTCTCCGAGGGCAAGCATCGCTATTTCGGCTTCGGCGGCCAGGTTTCGACGACCGACGGCCTCGGACTGCAGGGCTATTGGGGTCACCGCAATCTCTTCGGGCGCGCCGAATCGATCCGCATCGAGGGCTCCGTGGACCGTATCGGCGAGACCACAGATATCGGCGGGCTCGACTATTCCGCCAGCATCCTTTTTGCAAAACCCGGCGCCTTCGGGCCGGCATCGACCTTCACGGCGAGCATCAAGGCGGCCATCGACGACCCGGATGCCTATCGCGCCAAGACCATCACCGCGGCTGCGGGCGCCGGTTTCGAGCTCTCACCGGAAGATACGGTCTCGGTCGGCGCGGAGTTGAGCATCGCCGATGTGGACGATGCGTTCGGCTCCAACAGTTATCTCACCGCCGCCCTCCCGTTCGAATACGTCCGCGATACCCGCGACAACAAGCTGAACGCAACGGAAGGCTATCGCGCGCTGATCGGCGCCACGCCAAGCTATGAGATCGACGGCAAGACCTTCTTCAGCTCCTTCGAGGCCACGGTTTCCGGCTATCAGGCGCTCGGGCCCGAGGACGGAGTCGTGCTTGCCGGCAGGATCGGCGCCGGCACGCTTGTCGGCGGCGACGAACTCGCCGACATTCCCGCGCCCCGACGCTTCTATCTCGGCGGTGGTGGATCGGTGCGCGGCTTCGCCTTCCAGGAGATCGGTCCGCGCAATGCCGACAACGAGGAGACCGGCGGCCGATCCTATGTGAGCGGCTCGCTTGAGGCGCGCATTGCTATCACCGACACGATCGGCATCGTACCCTTCATCGATGCCGGCAGCGTCTCGGCGGACGAGCTGCCGGATTTCTCGGACGTCCGCGCCGGCGCCGGTATCGGCCTGCGCTATGCGACGCCCTTCGGACCGATCCGGCTCGATTTCGCAGTCCCGCTCAACAAGTATCCCGGCGGCACCGATTACGGGATTTATGCAGGCATCGGCCAATCTTTCTGA
- a CDS encoding VOC family protein has product MVSFRGDPMARQICIKLFVRHGEVESAIAFYREVFGAELLRRHEWSGILTSADLCIGDSVFRVAGANPRRDAEPRLGGPRSPHALGTTAAILELHVDNVDRVLERAIGAGASLRNGAETLPTGDRVGALIDPFGHIWALFTAIDEGEIVDAFSVERNAA; this is encoded by the coding sequence ATGGTCAGTTTTCGTGGGGACCCGATGGCGCGGCAGATCTGTATCAAGCTGTTCGTCAGGCACGGTGAAGTGGAAAGCGCGATCGCCTTTTATCGTGAGGTCTTCGGTGCCGAACTCCTCCGTCGCCACGAGTGGAGTGGGATTCTGACGAGCGCCGATCTCTGCATCGGCGATTCCGTTTTCAGGGTGGCAGGCGCCAATCCGCGCCGGGATGCGGAACCGCGGCTTGGCGGTCCGCGCTCGCCGCACGCTCTCGGCACCACAGCGGCAATTCTGGAACTCCATGTCGACAACGTGGACCGGGTGCTCGAACGCGCGATCGGCGCCGGTGCGAGCCTGCGCAACGGAGCCGAGACGCTGCCGACGGGAGATCGCGTCGGCGCGCTGATCGATCCGTTCGGTCATATCTGGGCACTGTTCACCGCCATCGACGAGGGCGAGATCGTTGACGCATTCAGCGTCGAGCGGAATGCCGCTTAA
- the rocF gene encoding arginase, with translation MKTIALIGAPIEEGSGRRGAAMGPTALRIAGIDTVLAGLGHGVEDEGDLRPSAASDLANHPGANNLQMVAAFTRALNDAVRDTARKGHVPIILGGDHALSMGSVSGMARYADEVGRALFVLWLDAHADFNSPATSPSGNMHGMPVAFFCGEAEFAPILPKDRPLVDPKRVFQVGIRSVDARERDEIAEHGVNVYDMRTVDELGMAYIMRQILDEVRAANGLLHVSLDVDFMDPELAPGVGTTVPGGATFREAHLIMEMLYDSDLVSSLDLVELNPFLDDRGKSARILVELTASLFGRRVLDRPTRGA, from the coding sequence ATGAAAACCATCGCATTGATCGGCGCACCCATCGAGGAAGGCTCCGGCCGCCGCGGCGCGGCCATGGGGCCGACGGCGCTCCGGATCGCTGGCATCGATACGGTTCTTGCGGGACTCGGCCACGGGGTTGAGGACGAAGGCGATCTCCGGCCTTCGGCGGCGAGCGATCTCGCCAACCACCCGGGCGCCAACAACCTGCAGATGGTTGCCGCCTTCACCCGTGCGCTCAACGACGCGGTGCGCGACACCGCCCGCAAGGGGCATGTCCCGATAATTCTCGGCGGCGACCATGCGCTCTCGATGGGCAGCGTCTCCGGCATGGCGCGTTATGCCGACGAAGTCGGCCGAGCCCTCTTCGTGCTCTGGCTCGACGCCCATGCCGACTTCAATTCGCCGGCCACCTCTCCCTCGGGTAACATGCATGGCATGCCTGTCGCATTCTTCTGCGGTGAGGCTGAATTCGCTCCTATCCTCCCGAAAGACCGGCCCTTGGTCGATCCGAAGCGGGTCTTCCAGGTGGGCATCCGCTCGGTGGATGCGCGCGAACGCGACGAAATCGCCGAACATGGGGTAAACGTCTATGATATGCGGACCGTCGACGAACTGGGCATGGCTTACATCATGCGCCAGATCCTCGATGAGGTGCGCGCTGCAAACGGCCTCCTGCATGTGAGCCTCGATGTCGATTTCATGGATCCGGAGCTCGCGCCGGGTGTGGGCACCACGGTTCCGGGCGGCGCCACCTTCCGCGAAGCCCATCTGATCATGGAGATGCTCTACGACAGCGACCTCGTCTCCTCGCTTGACCTGGTCGAGCTCAATCCCTTCCTCGACGACCGCGGCAAGAGCGCCCGCATTCTGGTGGAACTTACGGCAAGCCTGTTCGGCCGCCGCGTCCTCGACCGCCCAACCCGCGGCGCCTGA